The nucleotide sequence GACAGTAAGCTGACAAGATTCTTTGTTTGTGTAGTGTAATTAAAATGGCTCATGCAAAGATCTGCATGAGCCTAAGCATATGTTTATTCAATTAAACATCCAATAGTAATCTAATTGGATCTTCAAGAAGTTCTTTCACTCGTTTTAAGAAGCTTACAGACTCTCTACCATCAATGATTCTATGGTCATATGACAATGCCACATACATGATAGGGCGAATTTGTACTTCTCCATTAATAGCTACTGGTCTCTCCACAATATTGTGCATACCTAAAATCGCTGATTGAGGTGCATTAATAATTGGAGTTGACAACATAGAACCAAATACACCACCATTTGTAATAGTAAATGTACCGCCTTCCATTTCTGGAATAGTTAATTTGTTATCACGAGCTTTCAAAGCAAGACGTCTTACTTCTTTTTCAATACCAGCTAAACTTAATGATTCAGCATTTCTGATTACTGGAACCACTAGACCTTTTGGTGCAGAAACTGCGATTGAAACATCTGCATAATCATTGTAAACGATTTCGTTACCATCGATGTATGCATTTACTGCAGGCCACTCTTGTAAGGCAACAGTTACCGCTTTAGTAAAGAAAGACATAAAGCCAAGACCGATCTCGTGCTTGTCTTTGAACATCTCTTTATATTTCTTACGCAAGTCCATTACAGGCTTCATGTCAACTTCATTGAATGTAGTCAACATTGCTGTTTCATTCTTAACAGAAACTAAACGACGAGATACTGTACGACGTAACGCCGTCATTTTCTCTCTACGTTGTACTCTATCTTCAGGATTAGCTGCAACTGGTGCTGCCGCTGCCTCAGATTTCTTAGCTTCTTTCTTAGGAGCTGCTGTTTTTTGAGCTTTCTCTGCATCTTCTTTAGTGATACGACCATCAACACCAGTACCTTTTACTGTTGCAGGGTCGATACCTTTCTCAGCTAAGATTTTTGCTGCAGCAGGAGAAGCATGTCCCGTTGCATATGTTGAGTTCGAAGAAGTTGGAGCAGACGCACTAGCTTCAGCTGCAGGTGCCGCATCAGAAGTTGCTGCAGGAGCATCACCTTCCATTACTTCAATTTTACAGATAGGAGCACCAATTTCTAAAGTATCTCCTTCTTGAGCAATTACACGAAGAATTCCTTGTGCTTCAGCAGTCAATTCGAATGTAGCTTTGTCAGATTCGATTTCACATAATAAATCATCTAACTCTACAAAATCACCATCTTCTTTTGTCCAAGTTGCAATTGTCACTTCAGAAATAGATTCACCTACTGTAGGTACTACCATATCTAAAACTTCGCCAGTTGCCTTAGGACCTTCAGACGCAGCTGCTGCTGGAGCTGATTCAGATGTAGCTGCTGCTTTTGGAGCACCTTCACCTTCTTCAATTGTACATAATAAAGCACCAATTTCTAAAACAGCATCTTCTTGTGCATCTGGAGAAATTGTAATAACTCCGTCTGCTTCTGCTACTAGTTCGAAAGTTGCTTTATCTGATTCTAATTCACAAAGAACATCATCAAGTTCAACAGTATCGCCATCTTCCACTAACCATTTTGCAACAGTTACTTCTGTGATTGACTCACCGACAGCTGGAACAGTCATTTGTAAGCTCATAGTTTTTTATTTTTAGGTGACGGCACCTTCTCGGCACCGTCACAATAGTTCTAGACTAATTTCTTTTTAAATTTATAGTGAGGAATACCTACCTCCTCGAAAAGCTCTCCTTCTTTATCGTATTCAAGCTTAACGTAGAATTTTTCAGCTACTTCTCTTGCATGGAGTGTGATTAATTCAAACCCGTTGTCCAATGCAAAAACTTCACTGAATTGAACCATCAAAGAACCTAACTTCCTCCCTCTCTGATCCTCTCTAACAGCTACCTGGCGCATTTTTACTTCTTGAGGTGTTATTGGTTTTAATACAAGGCAAGCAACCACCTCATCAGAATCATTCATCGCTACTAAATGGTAACTATCGAATTCCTCTGATAATTCCTCTTCAGAAAATTGTAGGCCAAGAGGTTTACGCAAAACCTCATCACGTAATGCTACTGATAATTTGTGTTCAGGAGAATTAAAAGCTACTTCTTTGATAATCATGATTAATATATATTATAGGTCCTCTTTATCGAAAGCTACAGAAACGATTCTCTCTGTTTCTTCTTTATGTACTTTAGGGAAACCTGTTGCTGGTGAAGCTGATGGTCTACGAGCCACTAACCTCATCTTAATCAACTGCTCCTCATTTCTGTAAGCTCTCAAGATAAACGTCCAATAACCCATATTCACAGGTTCTTCTTGTACCCATTTCAATGACTTATGGTTCGAATATCTCTTTAAAATTTTATTTACTTTTTTCTCAGGGAATGGGTGGATTTGTTCAACACGAACAATTGCCACGTCATCTCTGTTGTCTCTTTCTTTACGCTCTAACAAGTCGTAATACATCTTACCCGTGCAAAGTAATACTTTCTCTACTTTTTCTGGGTCTTTTACTGATGCATCATCATAAACTTCCTCAAATTTACCTTTTGTGAAGTCTTCTAATGAAGAAACACACTTAGGATGACGTAACATAGACTTAGGAGACATTACAATTAATGGCTTTCTGAAGTCCCAAGTTAACTGTCTTCTGATTGCATGGAAGAAGTTTGCTGGAGTTGTAAAGTTACCAACTACGATGTTGTACTGTGCCGCTAATTGCAAGTATCTTTCAGGACGAGCGTTTGAGTGCTCAGGTCCTTGACCTTCATAACCATGTGGCAATAACATAACCATACCATTTGATCTACCCCACTTACTTTCACCTGAAGTAATAAATTGGTCGATCATAGTTTGAGCACCATTTGAGAAATCACCGAATTGTGCTTCCCAAATTGTTAAAGCATTAGGGTTAGCCATAGCGTAACCATACTCAAAACCTAAAACACCATACTCAGAAAGTAAAGAGTTATAGATATAGAACGGTCCTTGTAACTTACTAATGTTTGCTAGAGAGCTGTACTTCTCATTTGTTTCAGCATCGTTTAACACAGCATGACGGTGAGAGAAAGTACCTCTTTGAACATCCTGACCTGATAAACGAACGATCTTACCATCTAATAATACAGAACCATAAGCCATTAATTCGGCAGCAGCCCAGTTGAACTCCTTCTTATCGAAGAACATTTCTTTACGCTCTGCAATTAATTTATCAATTTGCTTTAAAGGTTTGAAACCTTCTGGCACTGTAGTGATCGCATGACCAACTGCCTCAACAGTAGTTTCTGAAATTGATGTGTTTGGAGATTCATCAAAATCAGCTTCCTTACCTCTTTTAAGTTGTTTCCATTGGATTTCCAACTCTTGTGGACGATATGGAAGTGGGTGTTGACGAATATTGTTCAATCTATCTTGTAATAGACGACGGAACTCTTTATCCATCTGCTTCGCTAATTGAGCATTCATTTCCCCTTGTTCGATCAACTTTTTAATGTAGATCTCTCTTGGGTTCTGGTGCTTAGCGATAATATTGTAAAGTTTTGGTTGTGTAAACTTCGGCTCGTCAGATTCATTATGACCATGACGACGGTAACACACCATATCAACAAAGATATCTCTGTTATAACGTTGACGGAATTCTACTGCCAACTTCATTGCGTAAGCTACTTCTTCAGGATGATCACCATTTACATGAAGTACTGGAGATTCAATCAACTGAGAAACATCTGTACAATAGATTGATGAACGAGCATCCTCGAAGTCAGTTGTAAAACCTACTTGGTTGTTAATTACGAAGTGGATAGTTCCTCCAACATCGTAACCAGCTAGGTTAGACATTTGTACTGTTTCATAAACAATACCTTGACCAGCGATTGCTGCATCACCATGTATTAAGATAGGTAAAATACGTTTAGAGTCTTTTTCGTAGATAGAATCTACTTTCGCTCTAACTACACCTAAAACTACAGGATCAACTGCTTCTAAGTGAGAAGGGTTTGGAGATAAATCCAAACGCACTTTTTTACCATTATGAGTTTCAATTTGAGAAGAGAAACCTAAGTGATATTTTACATCACCGTCTCCCATTGTTTCGTCTGGTACTGCTTGACCTTCAAACTCGTTGAACACCTCGTCGTAAGTTTTACCCATTACGTTTGTTAAAACGTTCAAACGACCACGGTGAGCCATACCAATAACTACTTCTTCAACCCCTAAATCAGCACCTGTAAAGATTGCTGTATCAAGACCAGCAATTGTAGATTCACCACCTTCTAGTGAGAATCTTTTCTGACCTACATATTTAGTATGTAAGAAGTTTTCAAAAACTACCGCCTCATTTAATTTACCAAGGATACGTTTTTTATCCTCCTGTGAAAATTCATGATTTGGATATTCATTTTCGATTTTTCCTTGGATCCAAGACAATACTTCAGGCTCACGGATTGACATAAATTCAAATCCAATTTTACCAAAATAGATCTTATCCAAGCGTGCAATGATTTCAGATAATTTCGAATTACCCATCCCTAAATAAGAACCTGCTGAAAACACAGTGTTCAAATCAGCCTTAGATAAACCAAAGTCTTCTAATTCCAATCTTGCATGTCT is from Flammeovirga agarivorans and encodes:
- a CDS encoding 2-oxoglutarate dehydrogenase E1 component; the encoded protein is MDKYSYIANAHGDYIEQMYEAYKQDPSSVDESWSRFFEGFEFSLEKFGENPELDGNSTTNSSANTSSSVKGGISEEMLQKEVAVRQLINAYRSRAHLVSDTNPVRKRKDRHARLELEDFGLSKADLNTVFSAGSYLGMGNSKLSEIIARLDKIYFGKIGFEFMSIREPEVLSWIQGKIENEYPNHEFSQEDKKRILGKLNEAVVFENFLHTKYVGQKRFSLEGGESTIAGLDTAIFTGADLGVEEVVIGMAHRGRLNVLTNVMGKTYDEVFNEFEGQAVPDETMGDGDVKYHLGFSSQIETHNGKKVRLDLSPNPSHLEAVDPVVLGVVRAKVDSIYEKDSKRILPILIHGDAAIAGQGIVYETVQMSNLAGYDVGGTIHFVINNQVGFTTDFEDARSSIYCTDVSQLIESPVLHVNGDHPEEVAYAMKLAVEFRQRYNRDIFVDMVCYRRHGHNESDEPKFTQPKLYNIIAKHQNPREIYIKKLIEQGEMNAQLAKQMDKEFRRLLQDRLNNIRQHPLPYRPQELEIQWKQLKRGKEADFDESPNTSISETTVEAVGHAITTVPEGFKPLKQIDKLIAERKEMFFDKKEFNWAAAELMAYGSVLLDGKIVRLSGQDVQRGTFSHRHAVLNDAETNEKYSSLANISKLQGPFYIYNSLLSEYGVLGFEYGYAMANPNALTIWEAQFGDFSNGAQTMIDQFITSGESKWGRSNGMVMLLPHGYEGQGPEHSNARPERYLQLAAQYNIVVGNFTTPANFFHAIRRQLTWDFRKPLIVMSPKSMLRHPKCVSSLEDFTKGKFEEVYDDASVKDPEKVEKVLLCTGKMYYDLLERKERDNRDDVAIVRVEQIHPFPEKKVNKILKRYSNHKSLKWVQEEPVNMGYWTFILRAYRNEEQLIKMRLVARRPSASPATGFPKVHKEETERIVSVAFDKEDL
- the odhB gene encoding 2-oxoglutarate dehydrogenase complex dihydrolipoyllysine-residue succinyltransferase produces the protein MSLQMTVPAVGESITEVTVAKWLVEDGDTVELDDVLCELESDKATFELVAEADGVITISPDAQEDAVLEIGALLCTIEEGEGAPKAAATSESAPAAAASEGPKATGEVLDMVVPTVGESISEVTIATWTKEDGDFVELDDLLCEIESDKATFELTAEAQGILRVIAQEGDTLEIGAPICKIEVMEGDAPAATSDAAPAAEASASAPTSSNSTYATGHASPAAAKILAEKGIDPATVKGTGVDGRITKEDAEKAQKTAAPKKEAKKSEAAAAPVAANPEDRVQRREKMTALRRTVSRRLVSVKNETAMLTTFNEVDMKPVMDLRKKYKEMFKDKHEIGLGFMSFFTKAVTVALQEWPAVNAYIDGNEIVYNDYADVSIAVSAPKGLVVPVIRNAESLSLAGIEKEVRRLALKARDNKLTIPEMEGGTFTITNGGVFGSMLSTPIINAPQSAILGMHNIVERPVAINGEVQIRPIMYVALSYDHRIIDGRESVSFLKRVKELLEDPIRLLLDV
- a CDS encoding GNAT family N-acetyltransferase → MIIKEVAFNSPEHKLSVALRDEVLRKPLGLQFSEEELSEEFDSYHLVAMNDSDEVVACLVLKPITPQEVKMRQVAVREDQRGRKLGSLMVQFSEVFALDNGFELITLHAREVAEKFYVKLEYDKEGELFEEVGIPHYKFKKKLV